Part of the Tribolium castaneum strain GA2 chromosome 4, icTriCast1.1, whole genome shotgun sequence genome is shown below.
AGGTCCAAGGCAACCACCCGGAAATGCTGGGATAAAGTAGGGATTTGGTGCCGCCAGCTGACCCAGCAGTCGGGGAAGCCGTGCAGAAGGAGCACCAAAGGCCGGTCCTCCGAGCCGGATTCAACATAATGGAACTTAACGCCCTgcaaattaatgttttttattgataagAGTGCAAAATAACGACTGTCTGGTGGAAAGCTACACAGGGCGATAAAGTCgcaattaattaatcttgCGACTTGAAGAAATTGATTTCGGTGTTAGGTAACACGAAAAACCCAAAATAAAAGCACGTGATTGATAATCCGCTCCACTGACCTTTAATTTGATGTACTTGTGTTGGCCTAAAGAAGAGTCGACGAGACAGGCCGGTGGGTTGTCGCGCTGTTGGTTGATAAAAAACGACTTGGGGTCCCAGATCCACTTAGCCGACATTTTGCAAATGATCCAGACCCCGAAAATGAAGGTGAAGAAGTGCAGCTTTAGGATCTCCCATGGTGAAATGGTCACTATACGCAAATCTCTTGCCATCGTGCATCACTTGTGTGAGTTATGGACGTACTGATTCAGTATCATAAAAATCCAAGGATACGCGCGATACCACGGTACGATCAAAGGTCATCAAACGATGAGATAGGTTCAGAGAGGAGTCAATTTTGGGGAAATCGGACGCCAGGATTAGTCATAGAAGTGGAAGTACGAAAGTACTCGTAATCATTTGTAGACTTTGACTATTTCCTCATAGACCATAGTAATTTCAACTTGGGGTCACGGAAATTATGCAATGGCACAATCTTATCAATTATCTGCgctttggtgttttcgagtgaacgaaaaacataaacaaggatttttgataatgaaaactaccagaaaactcaaaaaatgcggctacgattttatttatattttaaatgatcGATGTATGACACGAATAAAACAAACAGCGAATAAAAATTCTCGGGTTTCGggaaatagaaacaaaaattgtggataaaaattttattcaaaattaataaacaggGAATGTTGGATCAATCGACTTCGAGTAGGCGTGAAGCCCACCTTTAACATTCCAGAATCGGACCGAAGTGTTGGAAAAATTCTGTCGTAGGTAACTTGTGGCCCTTTGAGAGTCGTTTCCTCGCCTACACAAcaaataaactgaaacaaaaaaaaatgaaaatgatcGATAAAAGTTCTCCAACAATACCGTTTTTATTCCCTTCCCTTGCCCTTTTTACCAGGCCCTCCAACTCGCCCAAACTCTTATTATCCCGTATTTTGGCATAGGGTAAATTTACAGTATTTGGTAACCTACACATATCAAACTCCAGTTCCGATCGCACATCAATCACGATATTATTTCCGTCTAAAACACCTCTGAGCTGTTCAACAGTCACATTTTCCTCGCTCtccaaaatattaatattgaccacctaacaaaaaatatatgataAATAAGAACGGCAAAATGATCACTTTGTACACAATTcagaattttgttaaaaaaagatGACATCTTGAATAAtaactagttttttttatgtgGGAGGTGAAAAGGGAGTCACCTTATCGTGAGCTCTGGCTCCGCAAAACTGCTCATAATCCACCGGTTCTTTTATTTTAGGATTATCCCCGCAAACCTCGCACGTCGTAACTCTTTGTCGCAACTTCACATTACGAAAAGTTGTCTCCGAGCCGTCGAAAATCAACAACCGGCCTGATAGAACACCCTCCATTtgagtcaaaatttttacggTTTCGAGGGCTTGTAACACCCCGATTACGCCACAGACTGTCAAATTTGGATTAAAGAGAGTTATTTtacttagttttttattacctGATCCCAGAACACCACCGTCTCCACAATTTGTTACAGTGTGAGCTGGTGGTGGCTTGGGGAATAGGCAACGGTAACAGGGGCCGTTGTTATAATGGTAAACTGTTAATTGGCCCTCCATTTGTAGGGCACTGCCTGAGACAAGTGGAATGTTGTGAATTACGCAAATATCGTTGAGTAAATAGCGTGTGGGGGCATTGTCAGTGCAGTCCAAGACAGCGTCGTATTTATTCTTCTGCACAAAGTCGGTTATAGAGCTGAAGGCGTGAATGTGCAATGGAACA
Proteins encoded:
- the Uba4 gene encoding adenylyltransferase and sulfurtransferase MOCS3, which translates into the protein MSNLEIKTLEAEIAALERTLDEKKFRLQQLKSEHVSCPYSDVLSSEEIVRYSRQIIMPQICKSGQIKLKESKILIVGAGGLGCPASLYLAAAGVGEIHIVDYDEVELSNLHRQILHYEHDIGLPKVQSASEKLKRLNSNIKIVPLHIHAFSSITDFVQKNKYDAVLDCTDNAPTRYLLNDICVIHNIPLVSGSALQMEGQLTVYHYNNGPCYRCLFPKPPPAHTVTNCGDGGVLGSVCGVIGVLQALETVKILTQMEGVLSGRLLIFDGSETTFRNVKLRQRVTTCEVCGDNPKIKEPVDYEQFCGARAHDKVVNINILESEENVTVEQLRGVLDGNNIVIDVRSELEFDMCRLPNTVNLPYAKIRDNKSLGELEGLVKRAREGNKNVYLLCRRGNDSQRATSYLRQNFSNTSVRFWNVKGGLHAYSKSIDPTFPVY